Below is a genomic region from Streptomyces sp. NBC_00461.
CGTGGAGAGTGAATCCCCAGACGGCACTGCCCAGCTAGTCAGCATGACGCACCTGGGCCTTCTGCACGCCGCGGAGCTGCGCGAGCGGGCTCGGTCGAAGGCCAATCGCGACGTCCACCTCCACAACGTGCTCGTGCGCTTCGCCTACAACCACTCCCCGGCCGGTGCATCAGCGAAGCTTCAGCTGTTCGCCGCAGACGACGGCTGGTGGTTCGCCGGGACCGAGGTCACGTGGGACGAGGTCTTCGCCGCCGTGGACTTCCTGGAGCACGAAGGCCTCCTCGTGGTGGAACGCATCGCCGGCGACGAACGGATCCAACCGACCCACCTGGGCTCCAAGTTCGCCCTTTCCAAGGGGACTTTGAGGATGTTCATGAGCACTCAGCAGCCGCACTCGTCCAACGTGACCAACCACTACACCGACAGCATCGTCGTCCACGGCAGCGCACCCGGCAGCAATCTGGCCACGGGCGGCGGCAACACCCAGACCGTCAACCACGGCGTGGATACGGAGGCGCTCGCGTCGCTGATCACCCAGCTCCGTGAAGTCGTACCAACACTGGAGCTGTCGCAGGCGGACGCTGAGGACCTCACCGAAGAGATCGACACCCTCGCGGGAGAGGGAGCCGAGCCTGGCCGGGCTCGCAGGACTCTGCGTCGGGTCAGGCGCATCATGGTCCCTGCCGCCACCACCGTGCTTGCCGAGCAGGCGGTTCAGGCGGCCATCGCGGGTGGTACGACGCTGCTCGGCGGCTGACCCCTGTCGTCGGCGCGAGTGTGCTGGTCGCCCAGGACCTCACCCAGAAACTGCTGCCGCATGCGAACGCCGTCTGCATGCTGCCTGTGGGGTTCCAAAAGCCCGTTCCAAAAGCCCCGCACGGGCAGTGAGCTGGGCGTTCGCCACCTGTCTTCTTCAAGCGGTATTGCGGTACTCGTGGATGAGTCCGCCAAGGACGTTGTGGCAGTGGACGCGCTGAACGGGGAAGGGGCTGGCGTCGGGGTCGTCGGCGGGGGCGCGAAGCTGCAGTGCCCGGTGAGGCCTGCCGCTGTTGTAGTGCGCGGCATACTCGGTGAGCACGTGCCGGGCGTGCTGCTCGCTGTAGAGGGGTATCCGGGGGACTTTCTCTGCCTGGGTCCTCAGACCTGTCGGTGCTCAGCCTTGCCGAGCGCCGACAGCACGCGCGTTGGATTCCCGATCAGGTCGAGCAGGGCGCTGGTCCGACGCGCCCACCGAGCTGGATCGTCGCCCTCGGCGAACGCTGCGGTCGACTTGAACTGATCCCGGAGGTTGACCGGCAGACGGCCAGCCAGCGCCGCCGCGAGCTCACAGCCCAGGACAACTCGCGGCGAGGCCGGCCGCATGAAGCGGGCCGGCTTGCCGGTCGCCGGGACGGGGGCGTCGGAAGCGGTCTCGAGGGCCGCGACGGCCTCTCTCACCCAGTCGGCGTCCCAGGCATCCGGGAGCGGAACTGGGACCTGCTGAACGCCGGCGATCACTTCCCGCCCCAGCACCAGGGAGAGCCCGCCGGGGTCCTCGTGGTAGTTGAGGTAGCGGGCGACGTCGACGCCTGGAGGGCAGACCTCGTCGAGGACGACGTCGCCGACGAAGTCGCTGGGATCGATGCGCCAGCCCTCGCGAACCACGACGGACGGATTCAGATGGACTCGGTACAGGTAGAACTGGTTGCCCCGGTCGGCCTGGTCGCGGATCCGCCTGAACATGTTGTGAACCGCGGCCTCGTACGTGCCGATGTGGAGCGCCTTCGCCCGCTGGCGTGCGGCCCAGGCGGCGGCATGCTCGTCGCCGCCCATCATCATGCGGGTCTCGGGCGTGAGGACGGCGGCCGAATCGAAGTCCCTCGTCGGCCAGTCCGGCTGCGTGCTCGTGTGGTACCAGAAGACGGTCGCAACCCGGTCGTCGTCGAGCGCCGGGTCGTCGGGATCGACCGTCACCCGGGGCGCGTCCTCGTGCTCGCACGTCAGGCCGCAGCCGGGGCACCTCTCTCCGCCCTGCTCCCATCGGTCGATCCAGTCCAGGTCGACGACGAAGCGACGGCCGCAGCCGCCGCACAGCATCCGCCGGTCGCGCGAGAAGTCGATCAGTCGTTCCATGGCTCCATTCTCCGGGAGCGCTCCGCGGGGCCGGCCAGACCCGGCACATGTCGAG
It encodes:
- a CDS encoding integrase core domain-containing protein, with translation MRTQAEKVPRIPLYSEQHARHVLTEYAAHYNSGRPHRALQLRAPADDPDASPFPVQRVHCHNVLGGLIHEYRNTA